The following are from one region of the Corylus avellana chromosome ca1, CavTom2PMs-1.0 genome:
- the LOC132186030 gene encoding major pollen allergen Aln g 1-like, whose translation MGVFNYEAESPCVIPAARLFKAFILDGDNLIPKVAPQAISSVENVEGNGGPGTIKKITFAEGSPFKYVKERVEEVDHANFKYRYTVIEGGVVGDKLEKICNELRIVAAPGGGSILKISNKYHTKGGHEMNAEDIKVGKEKAEALLKAVESYLLAHSAEYN comes from the exons atgggtGTTTTCAATTACGAGGCTGAGAGCCCCTGTGTTATCCCAGCAGCTAGGCTGTTCAAGGCCTTTATCCTTGATGGCGATAACCTCATCCCAAAGGTTGCACCTCAAGCTATTAGCAGCGTTGAAAACGTTGAAGGAAATGGAGGGCCCGGAACCATCAAGAAGATCACCTTTGCCGAAG GCAGCCCTTTCAAGTACGTGAAGGAGAGGGTTGAGGAGGTTGACCACGCAAACTTCAAATACAGATACACCGTGATCGAGGGCGGTGTCGTGGGCGATAAGCTGGAGAAGATCTGCAACGAGCTGAGGATAGTGGCAGCCCCTGGTGGTGGATCCATCTTGAAGATCAGCAACAAGTACCACACCAAAGGCGGCCATGAGATGAATGCAGAGGATATTAAGGTTGGCAAAGAAAAGGCCGAGGCACTTTTAAAGGCAGTTGAGAGCTACCTCTTGGCACACTCTGCTGAATACAACTAA